TTGAAAGCCCCCTCGGATCCCCTGCAGTACCTCAGCGTGCGCGGTGCGGAGCAGCACAACCTGACTCGGGTGGACTGCGACCTGCCTCGCAATCGCTTGGTCGTGATCACCGGTCCCAGTGGTTCCGGCAAGTCATCCCTCGCCTTTGACACGATCTACGCTGAGGGACAGCGACGCTATGTGGAGTCACTGAGCGCCTATGCACGCCAGTTTCTCGAGCAGCTGCCCAAGCCGAAGGTGGAGAGCATCGAAGGGCTCAGTCCGTCGATCGCCATCGAGCAAAAGGCGCTCGGCAAGAGTCCGCGCTCAACGGTCGGCACCGTCACCGAAATCGCGGATTACCTGCGGCTCTTGTTCGCGCGCATCGGCGTTCCTCACTGCCCAATTTCCGGACGCGTACTCCACGCCTACACCGTGCAGGAGATGGTCGACGCGATCCTCGCACGGGGCGACGGCAGCCGACTCGCGATCTTGGCGCCGATTCTCCGCCAAGCGACTGGAGACCTCGAAGAAGAGCTCGAGAGCCTGCGTCGTGAAGGCTTCGTGCGAGCCCGCTTGGACGGTGAGGCGGTGGACTTGGGCGACGACGTCCCACTGGATCCCAAAACGCCTCACGATCTCGACGTCGTCGTCGACCGCATCGTGGTCAAGGACAGCTCGAAGGGCCGCATCACCGACTCTGTAGAGCTAGCGCTCGACCTTGGAGACGGCACGCTCCTGATCGACGCCCTGGACGATAGCGAGCCGGAGGTGATGAGCGAGCGCTTGGTGAGCTGGGAGCACGGGATCACGCTGCCCCCACTCGAACCACGGTTGTTTAGTTTCAACAGCCCCCACGGAGCATGCCCCACCTGTGATGGGCTCGGCATGCGCTCGCGCATCGATCCCGCGCGCATCGTCATCGACGGAGCGCGGTCCCTGCGGGAAGGCGCGGTCACGGCCTTCGGTCGTCGAGGCAGTGTCGCGGCGGCCACCGAAGTGGACCGGGTAGTGAAAATGTTCGGCATCGACGCCGACGCAGAGTGGGATGCGCTCCCAGAGCAAGATCGCAACGCGATCCTGTTCGGCGGACCCGGTCGCGGTAAGCGCAAGGCGCAGCAATACGACGGTATCGTCCCACGACTGGAGGCGTGGCTCGAGAACGAAGACGACGCTCCGGACACCGACGACGAGCTCGACGAAGGCGCGCTGCGTCCCGAGGACGTGGGTCGCTACGTGGTTACTCGCATCTGTGACGAGTGCCACGGGAGCCGGCTCCGCAAAGAGGCGCTCGCGGTCAAGGTCCAGGAGCGAACACTAGCGGACCTGGGCTCGATGTCCCTGGGGGAGCTGCGGAGCTTCCTCAAAGAGCTGCGCGCGGACTTGAGCACCCGCGACATCGCCATCGCCGACCCACTTATCCGCGCGGTAACGGACCGACTTGGGTTCTTGATCGATGTCGGTCTTGGCTATCTATCGTTGGACCGCTCCGCGCGCACTCTCTCGGGGGGTGAGGGCCAGCGTATTCGCCTCGCGACCCAAATCGGGGCGAGCCTGATCGGCGTGCTCTACGTGCTCGACGAGCCAAGCGTCGGCCTACACGCACGTGACAACGAGCGGCTGCTCGAAGCGCTCCGGCGCCTGGTGGACAAAGGGAACAGCGTGCTGGTCGTGGAGCACGACCGAGAGGCGATCCTCGCCGCAGACTACGTGCTCGACATGGGGCCAGGCGCGGGCACGCTGGGCGGAAAGGTCGTCGCCGAGGGCACTCCGAGCGACCTGATGAAGGACCCGGACTCAGTTACCGGGCCCTACTTGTCGGGGGAAAAGCGGCTCCCGATCCCAAGCCAGCGTAAGCCTCGGGGCAAGCAGCAGCTCGAAGTGCGTGGCGCGCGCGCGCACAACCTGCAGGACGTTTCCGTGGAGATCCCGCTCGGGCTCATCACGGCGGTCACCGGAGTCAGCGGTTCGGGGAAGAGCAGCTTGATCGTGGACACGTTGCTCGCGGCTGCACGCTCCAAGCTCTACGGCGCGCGCAACTGGGTCGGGCCCTGCGACGACATCCTGGGCCTCGAACTCATCGACAAGGTGATCAGCATCGATCAAGCCCCGATCGGTCGCACTCCGCGCTCAAACCCCGCGACCTACACGGGGATCTTCACCCACCTGCGCGAACTCTACGCCACGCTGCCCGACGCGCGCGCGCGAGGCTACCGCGCCGGTCGCTTCTCCTTCAACGTGAAGGGCGGCCGCTGTGAGGCGTGCCAAGGCGATGGCGTTCTCCGCGTGGAAATGCACTTCCTGCCGGATGTGTACGTCACCTGCGACGCCTGCAACGGCAAGCGCTACAATCGGGAGACGCTTGAAATCCGCTACCGCGGCCTGTCCATCGCCGACGCTCTCGAGTTGACCGTGGACGACGCCTTCGAGCTCTTCGACGCCATCCCGAGGATCCGCCAGCGGCTGGCGGCGCTGAGGGAAGTTGGCCTCGGCTACATCCGCTTGGGGCAGCCGGCCACGACGCTGAGCGGTGGCGAGGCCCAACGCGTGAAGCTCGCCACGGAGCTCGCCCGCACCGCAACGGGCAGCACGCTCTACGTGCTCGACGAACCCACTACCGGCCTACACTTCCAGGACATCGAGCTCTTGAGCCACGCGTTGCTCGGGCTCAGGGACGCCGGGAACTCCATCCTGGTCATCGAGCACAACCTGGATCTGGTTGCCTGCGCGGACTGGGTCATCGACCTGGGCCCCGAGGGAGGCTCTGGCGGCGGACGTATCGTGGCGGCTGGCACGCCCGAAGACGTTGCCGCCACGGAAGGCAGTCACACCGGTCGCTTCCTCACCCAGGCGCTGGCCGAGCCCACGCCCTCCAAAGCAGCGAACGGCAAGCGTGGGAAGGCGGCACCGAAAACGCCATCGGCGGCGAAGACACCCCGCAGCAAGCCAGCGCCGAAAGAGAAACCTGCGGCGAAGACCGCAAAGAAGGCGAAGGCCAAGCCCAAGGCGCGGGTCGCCAAGGGCTGATCAGGGCGACGACAAAGCACGAAACGGCAGCACACCTCAGGTGCCTGCCGTTTGCGTTTTTTCAGGACGGCTGCGCTGCGCCGAGTCCTAGCGTGGAATTCGCGCCCGGGAGGCGCGAACAAGCAAACCAGTTCAGCCGAAGTCGCGCTCGACGCGCTCTTGGTCTTCCTTGCAGCGGATGCACAGCGTGGTCTCCGGGCGAGCCTCGAGGCGCTTTTCGCTGATGGGTTCCCCGCACTCCTCGCAATCGCCGAAGCTGCCGTCGTCGATTCGCTCCAGCGCCTTCTGGATCTTCTCCAAGAAGGTCTTCTCGCGACCACGCAGGCGGAACGTGAATGACTGCAGGTACTCGCTCGACGCGAGGTCCATCTCGTCCGGCAGGTCGTCCGCGTCCAGGGTCATGTCCTGGTCCAACGTCTGCCGAGCGCGCTGAACGATCTCATTGCGCTTGTCCTCGAGGAGCTGCTGGAACTTCTTCAGCTTGGCTTTGTTCATCTGTGTGACGACCCCTCCCCCTGCCCGTTCGTGGACTTGGGGGCCAGGCAAGATAGGGAGCGTATTCGCTTCCGTCAACGGTCGGTGGCGCTCGCCATCCCCCGACGGCTGATTCCAGAGTGTTTGCGGCACAGTTGCCCCGCCGGGTCGAGTGATCTGACCGCCCGACCTATGCCCGGACGGCGCGGATCTTGAAAGTTCGCGCCCGTGTGGCGCTGTGGAGCTGACCGCTGGTGAACGTGTGCTCGTTTCACGCCCGGGGGCGCTGGCGGCTGGTATAGCCACCTACCATGCTCGATCTCGACCCAAACCGAGAAGGCGTCATCCCTGTTCCCGCTGCGACGGTGATCATCGGCCGCCCCGCGCCGGGGGAGGAGCCCGGGGTGGAGGTGTTTTGCGTCAAGCGTCACCACAAGTCCGGCTTCCTCGGCGGCGCTATCGTCTTCCCGGGCGGCAAGGTGGACGCCGGAGATCTCAGTGCGGACTGGCGATCGAGTCTCACGCCCCTAGCGGCGCGCGCGGAGGCCCTGGGCGAAGCTGCTCTGGGATTCGCTGTGGCAGCCCTGCGCGAGACGCTGGAAGAGGCAGCGATCTTGCCGGTGGTCGGTGACTCGCTGAGCGCGAGCGACGCGCTCGAGCTGAGAGCGGAGCTCGCGAGGCGGGGCAAGGAGTCGGATGTGCCGGCCGGCGACATTTTCCGCACGCTAATCCAGGCTCGCGGTTGGGTATTGGATACCGCCCGCCTGACACCGCTCTGGCGTTGGACGACCCCCAAAGCGGAGAAGCGCCGTTTCGAGACTCCGTTCTACTGGCTCGACCTACCCGCTGGCCAAATCGGAGAAAGTGACCAGCACGAGACCACCCAGGGGTTCTGGTCAACGCCGGGGCGCCTGCTCGAGCGCTGGGCGGCCGGAGAAGTCTTTCTGGCGCCCCCCACCAGCCGCAGTCTCGAGCTCTTGGCTGAGCTATCGTCACCGGCAGAGGTCGCATCCCTGGCGGAGCGTCACTCACTGGACGCGATCTGCCCGGAGTTGGTGTTCGAAGGTGAAGCCACGATTCTGGCGCTACCCGGAGATCCACTGCATTCCCGCGCGGAACCGATTGGTGGTAGCGAGGAAGGCCCCACCCGCTTCGTGCTCGAGAGCGGGCGCTTCGTCGGTAAGCACGTACCGCGAGGCGCTTGAGCCCCGGCTCGAAGCTCCGCTCTCGAACCTACACGCCGTCACGATAGGCACGGATCGCGTTGACGATCGCGTCCGCCAGCTTCTGGCGGTAGTCGGCGCTATCGAGTCGTGCTTCTTCGGTGGGATTCGAGATGAACGAAGTCTCAAAGAGCACCGCGGGCATCTCGGCCCCAGCAAGCACGTAGAAGCCCGCGCTCTTGACACCCCGGTCGACCAGCCCTGGGTACTTACTCCCCAACGAGCTGAGCGCGGAACGCTGCAGCAGCCCCGCGAAGTGCTGGGACTCGAGGCGCGTCGCGCTTTGGATCCCACTCAAGACCCGAGCCAATTCGCTCGATGCGGCCACGCTAGCCGAGTTCTCGCGCGCGGCGATCGAGGACGCCAGCTTATCGTTGCTCGACGCGAGCACGAAAGACATCACCCCGTGACCAGTCGAGGACTCGGAGGAGTTGCAGTGCACACTCACAAACAAATCCGCACGGAATGCGTTCGCACGCGCCGTGCGTTCCGCGAGCGGGACATAGACATCCGAGTCGCGCGTGAGCAGTGTAGAAATCCCCAGCTCCCGCGCGATGAGCGGAGCGGCGCGGTGGGCGATGTCCAGGGTGACGTCCTTCTCCGCGAGGCCCATGCCACCGATCGCGCCGGGGTCGTTGCCACCGTGGCCAGGATCGATCACCACGCGTCGAACCGCGACGGGCCCGCGCGCGACGTCTCGCTGGGCGACGCGAGGGGCGTGCTTCGAGATATCGATGACCAGGCGAAAGGGCTCCGGAAGGTAGAACACCCGACGGTGAGCAGACTGAGCCAAATCGAGGACGACGCGCGTCCCGTTCTCCTGCTTTCCTAGGCGGACACGTTGAACGATCCCACCAACGTCGTAGCTACTCTTGCCCGAGTAGCTGGCCTTCGAGATATCGATGAAGAAGCGCGGTCCCTGGCTGCCTTCACCCGGGATGAAGCCGGTCTTGAACACCGCCGGTGCGCTGACCTGGACGACCACGCGCGCTGCGTCCTCAGAGCCGTAGCTCTCGATGGTACCGAGCTTGACCGGACCCGAGGCGCGAGGGGAGATCTCGGGCTGAACCTCCTGGGCGTTCGCAGGATCGCCAGGCTCGTGAGTCGCTGTCCGACTGCCGCCACCTTGAAGCTCCGCCAACGCTGCGTCCGCCGGTTTGAACGCTGCGAGCAGTCCCTGAGCGCGCTCGATGACCTTACGACACTCGGCTTGCTTGTGCGCGAGGCCCGCGGTGTAGAGACCACGATACCCCGTCGAAGGATCCCGAATCAGCTCCGCGTCCAGAACCGCGAGTTGCAGTGCCGCCTCGCACGCACCGTCCCACTCCTTTTCCGCACTGATACGCCACAGCTCGAGCGCTTCAAGCGCATCGACCCGCCGTCCCCAACGGCGCCACACGTCTCGCCGCAGCCGCGCGGCTTGATCGAGCTTCTTGGCTCCCTGGGGGCCGTCTTCTCGCTCGCCCTCCACCGCCAAACGATCTGCTTCGGCAACGAGCTCTGAGCGCGTGCGTGGGGGAGCAGCCAGCGTCGCAGAGCCTGACGCGCTGGGTTGCTGACCGCTCGGTTGCTTCGTCGAGCAGGCCACGACCCCAGCCAGCACGCAGCAAACCAGCGCGCTACGCCGGCGAATGCAGGGGGTGGCAGCGGGCCTCACAGCGCTGGGATAGCGGCCTAACGAGGGTTCACGCAAGGAAACCACGAGAACAGGGCATCCCGTGCCATCGAATTGTTTCAACCTCAACGAAAGTTGCCC
This Polyangiaceae bacterium DNA region includes the following protein-coding sequences:
- the uvrA gene encoding excinuclease ABC subunit UvrA, with the translated sequence MSLGHAAAAGLGVRVESTGGAAEFTLTGTLAVGAAGGSGRAKGSASVSQPNVIPTAAIRNQRDTPEACPRCEVERKPSAPAAHSRRRNRGSSPLIPLPESEPEEAVPARKNSTRSPESLGGSPNARGAGYVRCPLKAPSDPLQYLSVRGAEQHNLTRVDCDLPRNRLVVITGPSGSGKSSLAFDTIYAEGQRRYVESLSAYARQFLEQLPKPKVESIEGLSPSIAIEQKALGKSPRSTVGTVTEIADYLRLLFARIGVPHCPISGRVLHAYTVQEMVDAILARGDGSRLAILAPILRQATGDLEEELESLRREGFVRARLDGEAVDLGDDVPLDPKTPHDLDVVVDRIVVKDSSKGRITDSVELALDLGDGTLLIDALDDSEPEVMSERLVSWEHGITLPPLEPRLFSFNSPHGACPTCDGLGMRSRIDPARIVIDGARSLREGAVTAFGRRGSVAAATEVDRVVKMFGIDADAEWDALPEQDRNAILFGGPGRGKRKAQQYDGIVPRLEAWLENEDDAPDTDDELDEGALRPEDVGRYVVTRICDECHGSRLRKEALAVKVQERTLADLGSMSLGELRSFLKELRADLSTRDIAIADPLIRAVTDRLGFLIDVGLGYLSLDRSARTLSGGEGQRIRLATQIGASLIGVLYVLDEPSVGLHARDNERLLEALRRLVDKGNSVLVVEHDREAILAADYVLDMGPGAGTLGGKVVAEGTPSDLMKDPDSVTGPYLSGEKRLPIPSQRKPRGKQQLEVRGARAHNLQDVSVEIPLGLITAVTGVSGSGKSSLIVDTLLAAARSKLYGARNWVGPCDDILGLELIDKVISIDQAPIGRTPRSNPATYTGIFTHLRELYATLPDARARGYRAGRFSFNVKGGRCEACQGDGVLRVEMHFLPDVYVTCDACNGKRYNRETLEIRYRGLSIADALELTVDDAFELFDAIPRIRQRLAALREVGLGYIRLGQPATTLSGGEAQRVKLATELARTATGSTLYVLDEPTTGLHFQDIELLSHALLGLRDAGNSILVIEHNLDLVACADWVIDLGPEGGSGGGRIVAAGTPEDVAATEGSHTGRFLTQALAEPTPSKAANGKRGKAAPKTPSAAKTPRSKPAPKEKPAAKTAKKAKAKPKARVAKG
- a CDS encoding TraR/DksA C4-type zinc finger protein is translated as MNKAKLKKFQQLLEDKRNEIVQRARQTLDQDMTLDADDLPDEMDLASSEYLQSFTFRLRGREKTFLEKIQKALERIDDGSFGDCEECGEPISEKRLEARPETTLCIRCKEDQERVERDFG
- a CDS encoding N-acetylmuramoyl-L-alanine amidase → MRPAATPCIRRRSALVCCVLAGVVACSTKQPSGQQPSASGSATLAAPPRTRSELVAEADRLAVEGEREDGPQGAKKLDQAARLRRDVWRRWGRRVDALEALELWRISAEKEWDGACEAALQLAVLDAELIRDPSTGYRGLYTAGLAHKQAECRKVIERAQGLLAAFKPADAALAELQGGGSRTATHEPGDPANAQEVQPEISPRASGPVKLGTIESYGSEDAARVVVQVSAPAVFKTGFIPGEGSQGPRFFIDISKASYSGKSSYDVGGIVQRVRLGKQENGTRVVLDLAQSAHRRVFYLPEPFRLVIDISKHAPRVAQRDVARGPVAVRRVVIDPGHGGNDPGAIGGMGLAEKDVTLDIAHRAAPLIARELGISTLLTRDSDVYVPLAERTARANAFRADLFVSVHCNSSESSTGHGVMSFVLASSNDKLASSIAARENSASVAASSELARVLSGIQSATRLESQHFAGLLQRSALSSLGSKYPGLVDRGVKSAGFYVLAGAEMPAVLFETSFISNPTEEARLDSADYRQKLADAIVNAIRAYRDGV